The following DNA comes from Shinella zoogloeoides.
CCATGATCGTGCTCGACGAGGCGGTCTCGGCCCTCGACGTCTCGCTGCGCGAAAAGGTGCTCGAGCTTCTCGTCGCCCTGCAGGAGGAGCGCGGCATCGCCTATCTCTTCGTCTCGCATGACCTTGCGGTGCTCGCCGCCGTTTCCCATCGCATCGCCATCATGGATGCCGGCCGGATCGTGGAGAGCGGCCCGGCGGTCGAGGTGATCGGCAATCCGCAATCGTCCGCCGCCCGCGCGCTCGTCGGCGCCGTGCCGCGCCTCATCGGACAGGAAGACCGAAATGCCGTTTGACCGCTGGAATGCCCTGAACGACGCCCCCGTCTTCCCGCCCGAACGCTTCGGCCTCGTCGCCGACCGGCTGGGCCGGATTCTGAAGACGCGGAACGATATCCTGCTCTTCCAGACCGAGGCCGTCGTGGCGCTGGAGGCGGTGACGGCAAGCCTCGCCCGGCCGGGCCTGAAGGCGATCAATATCGTCACTAGCCCCTTCGGCGCATGGTTCGGCGGCTGGCTGCGGCGGGGCGGCGCGGAGGTCGTGACGCTTATGGCCGAGCCCGCCCGGCCCATCGATGCGGAAACCGTGACGGCGGCCTTCGAGGCCCATCCGGATACGAAGGCCGTCATCTTCTGCCATGCGGAATCGGCCAACGGCGTGCTCAACCCGCTGGAGGAGATCGTCGCGGCCGCCCGCGCCCGCGGCATCGTGACGGTGGTGGATGCCGTCGCCTCGGTCGGCGGCCATCCGCTCGACGTCGATGCGCTCGGCGTCGACATCGCGGTGATCGGCCCGCAGAAATCGCTGGCGGGGCCGGCGGGCGTCTCGGCGGTTTCGGTCAGCCCCGCCGCGTGGCGGCTGGTGACGGCCGAAGGGACCTCAAGGGAATCGACGCTGTCGCTGCTCGACCGCAAGGCCTGGCTCGATGCCGGGCGCGGCGCGCTGCCCGGCACCTCGGCCTCGCTGGAATTCTTCGCGCTGGAGGCGGCGCTCGACCGTTTCGAGGCGGAAGGCCCCGATGCCGTCCTCGCCCGCCATGCCCGGGCGGCGAAGGCGGCGCGCGACGGGCTTGTCGCGCTCGGCGCGGCGCCCTCGGCCCCGGCCGGCCGCGCCTCCCATCTCGTCACGACGGCAAGGCTGCCCGATGGCGTCGGGATGGACGCTTTCCTCGCCGCCGCGGCGCATCTCGAAACGGACATGTCGCCGGGCGTCGGCCAAGGCGCGGAAAATCTCGTGCGGCTCAACCATACCGGCCAGCGCGCCCGCTTCGAGGCCGTGCTCGGCAATGTCGCGGCCTATGGGATCGCCCTCCGCAATCTTGGTCTTCCGGCGGATATCGCGGCGGCAGCGGCGGCCGTCGCCGCGCATTATGCCGGCTGAGAAAAGCGGTAGTGCAGGCGCACGCAGCCCCGGTCCAGCGCCTGTACGCCGATCAGCTCGGGGCTGGCGCGAAAGCCGGTCGGCGGAAAGAGCGGCCGGCCGCCGCCGAGCATTTCCGGGATGACATAGATCTCGATCTCGTCCAGTGCGCCCCGTTCCAGAAAGGCCATCTGCAACTGCCCGCCGCCGAGCATCCAGACATCGCCATCGTCGAGGGCGCGCAGCTCGGCAATCAGTGCGTCGATGTCGCTGCGGATTTCCAGAGGACCTTTCGGATTGTCGATGGGCGCGGATGTGACGACGAAGGTCCGCTGGTCTCCATAGGCCCAGGGAGAGGGGTCCCTTGCGATGAAATCGTAGGTGCCGCGCCCCATCACCACCGTGCGGATGCGCTTGATGAAGGTGCGGTAGTCGTGTTCGCCGAGGTCCATTCCATCATATTCGAACAGCCAGTCGAGACTGTCGTCAGCCGTGGCGATCATGCCGTCGAGGCTTGCGGCGATGTATCCGAGAA
Coding sequences within:
- a CDS encoding pyridoxal-phosphate-dependent aminotransferase family protein, with the translated sequence MPFDRWNALNDAPVFPPERFGLVADRLGRILKTRNDILLFQTEAVVALEAVTASLARPGLKAINIVTSPFGAWFGGWLRRGGAEVVTLMAEPARPIDAETVTAAFEAHPDTKAVIFCHAESANGVLNPLEEIVAAARARGIVTVVDAVASVGGHPLDVDALGVDIAVIGPQKSLAGPAGVSAVSVSPAAWRLVTAEGTSRESTLSLLDRKAWLDAGRGALPGTSASLEFFALEAALDRFEAEGPDAVLARHARAAKAARDGLVALGAAPSAPAGRASHLVTTARLPDGVGMDAFLAAAAHLETDMSPGVGQGAENLVRLNHTGQRARFEAVLGNVAAYGIALRNLGLPADIAAAAAAVAAHYAG
- a CDS encoding dihydrofolate reductase family protein; protein product: MARILGYIAASLDGMIATADDSLDWLFEYDGMDLGEHDYRTFIKRIRTVVMGRGTYDFIARDPSPWAYGDQRTFVVTSAPIDNPKGPLEIRSDIDALIAELRALDDGDVWMLGGGQLQMAFLERGALDEIEIYVIPEMLGGGRPLFPPTGFRASPELIGVQALDRGCVRLHYRFSQPA